From the Papaver somniferum cultivar HN1 chromosome 2, ASM357369v1, whole genome shotgun sequence genome, the window tgttatttcttttctgcattatattttctatataattgaaatatcacaggttgtgcgtatttcaatcaattggtgaatccaacctttggttgttgattgaagttgattgacgcttggatataggtctttggtaccatccaagttatttctcatattgatccggctcacatatttctatatgttcgattgcagattgatttgagaaattgagatataactcttagatatattttccttgattgagtctgtctgtctagttgattctcttggaattatattggagttagtccatacagattgcctaaacgaattattgggtgtggttgttagaccccctctttttcacttaagatttatatctatcttattCATGATCTAAATCCCGTGAACTTCAATAACCAGTAAACAAGATCCGGATACAAGAAATATCAGGTAAAAAGATAGTCTGACCAGGCTTCACGAAACATAAGTGAAGttttcaaagtcgtaacctaatacAGTTTCGTAAATTAACCTATGTTATAAaggaggacgactctagatttGAAACTATGACAAAAGACTGTCATGGATTAAGAAATCCAGCTacaagagtctctctatttatagattctcAAGGCTataggtagctttgaattcaatctAGGATTGCTtgaaattcaagcaaacactttcccaGTTTAGACAAAATTCCaagttaggaattcatgtaagcatttgAAAAGTATGccttgaaattacatagaagaatgCGCACTATGATCCGGACAGTATGGAAGCGTGCATAATGATACTCCATAGTGGCTAAGTAAGCCCGTGAACTTACAAGCAATAATGGTTTTCAAGAACACTCGATACTAAATAATAATCCACAAGCCCAAAGATATTTTGTgaataaagttgtcttagaagtgtaaATAAGAGATATAGAAAAAGTGAACTAGCACGGTCAAGGTATGTACAACGAGGAAGTTTAACCTTGGGCAGTTCATAAGCTTTTGCCTTTGCGCATTAAGCACCAGAACTAGGTTAGACCGACCGGGTATGCATACCGCATATGCGTACACTTGGTAGTTGCGAAATCATATCTAAATAGTATGGATACTCTTGCCAATTCGCGAAGTCATATCGGAATGGTATGCAtatcgggtatgcataccttcaaCAGTTCCGAACTCAGATCAAAAGGGTATGCATATCGGGTATGTGTACATAACTTACATACTCGGGTATACACACCTTGAGCACTGCCCAAATGTTTGTGATAATAATTTTTTCTATCTACGTTTGTTAAATACCCGTCAACATCCATTGCTCGAATAATATTCCGAGAGTTTAAGCAAAACAAACTTCATATACctcttttttgatgaagttcttgcAAATTCTTCTATTGTTCTCCAGTCTTCCATCCCCGAGGGTATTcagtgatatctgatactcaactaccatgctctaatCCTAGTCCTATAATTGAATTTAATgtgactataaatcaagatatgttTTGTACAATTAACATTGACAACAACCTTGATAtagaaaaacttgcgagttcgaccaaacgATGCTCTAACACTTATGGAAAATTTTAAGAACTaacttagattttttttaatccaCAACTATCACACAATTTTATATGTGAATAGTAACTCATAATCTCTAATGTAGGGATTCTGTTAAGTGATTGCATATGAAATCTAGTTAGGAGATCGAGCCTATGAGCATGTTGCTAGGATAACCTAATGCACAAATCTTAAGCATTCGGTTAGATTATACCTTGAGAGATTATTCAAGGAAGTCTAGGTGATAAACAACTATTGCTGAACTTATTTTATCAACTAGATAAATATTTACAGAATCTTATGAGATTTTAAACTAAAAGGATTTACGAGAGATAAATGCAAATGAATTTATGTTCATTAACTACGAACGATATCTTAATCTATTTCATTCTTGTTCttgttatttaatttaattatagttttattattttaaattgatatactttcaatttgaagaaaaaaaaccggACACTTGTTTTATAACAACTTTACCACACTACTCCTTGTGGATTCGAACATGATTTACACCTATACTAGCTATGAAATAATGTATTAaaaagaattttattttttttgatgttttttctctACTTTTCTTGGAGGTTAGATCTTACACCTCCCtcttttctgttttttcttttccttttattaATAAAACCACGTTATTGGGCATcgcttaaagaaaataaaatatctaaTTATTGTAAGAAGAAATGATATTTAAACTAGAATCTTATCCGACCATTTAAAATAATTGACTTCTTCAAATAAAAATGCTTTAAACAATTTAGACAAGATCTTATTTGAAAGGCGCCTAGATATCCTAAACCACTTACATTGAATATGGAATCAAAGTGATGTCGTGTTGAATTCTTAATATTCTTGAATAATTGAAGATTGCAACATGCAGACCAACCAAGAAATCCAGAAGGCTAAGAAAGAACCTTCGAAAGTGAAAACAAAATTATGCACACAAATAAAAAAGATACAATAGACATAGAAACAAAAATGTATACATCAACACCCTAAAACCATATAAAACTGcaatttattttttgttattagtACATGGTTTGGTGTAAATCCACATCGTACTTTAGTAACTAAAACAGTTAATGTATTGCAAATGTCAATTTTCATGAGATTGATTCCCAATACACTTGATACTTTTACTCTTATAGTTTCGGTCCTCTTGGAAAAGCAGATTACAACCTGTGAATGTCCCGCAGGAGATCGTGCCTGATCACAGTGGATGAAACGATTCTCTATTCATGACATGGAAATTTTACTCCACCAAACTTTACCTCTGAAAGACAAAAACAATTTGCCACTCTTCCAGCCGCCCTTCAACCAAAGGGAGCTTTTATTTTTCTAATACGAGACTATATTATGATATTAATGGTTTAAGTTTGACACTCGTCAGAGTCTGATTCTTGTTTCTCCAGAATGGGAGACTGCCTATCCTACTGTCACTCAGATAGATTTGTCTAGACCTTGCTCAGATCACTGCCCACTTGCTTTGCTTTGTGAAGGTGTTGTTGGTGGACCTGAACCTTTTCGATTTGAGGTATACTGGTTAACTCATTCTATGTTTTTAACTTTAACGCAAACTTGGTGGGACTCTTTCACTTTTGTTGGTAGTGCAGGTTTCATTCTTTGTAAGAAGTTACAGACTCCTAAGGAAAAGCTAAAAATTTGGAGTAAGGAAGAATTTGGTCAGGTGGACAGGCAGTTAGAAGATTTGGAGGAGCTCTTCACTCAACTGGATGCAGAAGAAGATACAAATAATGGCTTAACAGAAGCTCAATGGAATCAAAGATTGAAGGCAAGACAAGACTATTGTAACTTAGTCATTCTTAAAGCTGAAAAATGGAGAAGCAGGGAAAAGGTTGAGACTATAAAAAGTATGGATAAAAATACAaaaattttccataaaattgcTTCAGATAGGAGGAGGAGAAATCATATAGCAAAGATTAAAGTGAATGGTCAGATGCCAATGGATCAAGCTGAAATCAAAGGTGGAATTGTtgattacttcaagaatattttTCAAGACCAATCCTATTCAAGACCTGAAATGGATGATTTATTTCTTAACTCTATTCCATCTGATATGAGTACTTGGCTGGAGAGGGATATTGGGGAAGAATAAATTTTAAATGTTATTAAGAGTTTAGAGAAAAACAAGGCCCCTGGACCAGATGGGTATCCAATTGAATTCCATCAGAAGACTTGGAGCATAATACGAACTGATGTGTTATGTGTTTTTAAGGAGTTGCAGGAGAAAGGTTTCTTGGATTGGAGGTTGAAAAACACTTTCATTGCTCTTATTCCAAAGAAAAATGTTATTGAAGAAATTAAGGATTTGAGGCCTATAAGTCTTGTTAATGGTGTTTACAAAATTTTATCTAAAGTTCTGGCAGAAAGATTCAAACTGTCTCTTCCTCATGTTATTTCTCAGCAGCAGTCTGCTTTCATCAAACAAAGACAAATTTTGGATGGGGTTCTTATTGCAAATGAGCTTATTGACTCAAGGCTTAAGAGTGGAGTTCCTGGTTTACTTtgtaaaattgattttgaaaaggcATTTGACCATGTTTTGGAATTTCATTGATAAAGCTTTACAGAAGATGGGATATGGACTGAAGTGGAGAAGATGGATACAGTGTTGTGTTGAGCATGTAAGGTTCCCAGTGCTTATTAATGGTTCATATGAGGAGTACTTAAAATGTAAAAAGGGAATCAGGCAAGGTGATCCTTTGTCACCATTcttatttttaattgttgttgaagCACTTACTGCAATGATGAAGAAGGCTCATGAAGATGGTTTTATTAATGGCTTTAAAGTGTCAAATACAGGTACAAAGGTTAGTCATCTGCAGTTTGTTGATGACATCTCAATTTTTTTGGATGCTTCTGTGGATCAAGTTCAGTTTCTTAGAATTCTCTTGCTGTGTTTTGAATTTCTTACTGGATTAAGAATCAACTTTTCAAAGAGTCATTTGTTTGTTGTGGGTTATAATGGTGACATGAATGAGTTTACTTCTTTACTAGGCTGTTACAATTCTGTCCTTCCTACCATATATCTAGGCCTTCCTCTTGGTGATAAGTATAAAGGCATTCACAAATGGGACAGAATAATTGACAGGTTAAATGCAAAGCTTGCAGGGTGGAAAAGACCTTATCTTACAAGAGCTGGTAAGATTGCTCTTATTAATagtgtgatgtgatttgtagatagtggtaaaaagagtgtcgtttctcagacttgtgaaggattttttagacttaaattcaaaactaaaatagaaaacacaataaaaattatagcaaattcaaacaaagatgatatcaatattaaaagaaacattgaggctaagattccactattttccaagttcaaagtgattaaaaccaatacttatatttatgaaaATCTAATTGAGACGCCTAAGTGTTGAGATATTAAGACTGACAAAACGACTGTTTTGAATGGtgtttgttcttcagcttcttcttcttctcctgctggtgTAACTCGCTCTGCAACTCGACTGCTTCTTCTCTGTTgggttctaaacttctcctaaggttgccAAACTCCAGACTTCTTTTCCTTGACCTCACCACAGGCTATATATACATCTCCGGGCAAAAATATCTCGACTAATCATTCCAATATTATCTCTTTTCCTCCACCACAAGTTTCGGGAATAATTCTCTCCAAATCTTGCTTTAAACGTCTTCTGGCGTATTTTACACTTTCCAAACTCTTCAAAGGATGTACTGATATCGAATAGAGCATCTTAGTTACTCCTCTgtccacgtaacttccataaacAGAGAAACAAATCTCGGAAACTTTCTCCTTCTCTGTTTTTACGTAACTCACGTTACTCTCCTATTTCTTCGAAACCAAACTGCTTACCGTTCCTATCTTGTCGCAAAGTGTTGGTCTGAATTTATTCCCATGAAAAACTCCGGCTATACCTCTCTTGAATCCTTCCCTGAAAACCTGAGAAACCCATCCTCCACTGTTTCAATCAAACTCGGTGATCCGGCTCTACTTAATCAAATCTGATGGACCTATCCACCCTGTTTAACCTTAAGAAGTCTGTCCCAACCAATATTAATGATTGAGTCTCTTTAAATCTTGCCGAAAAATCCAACCCTAAGTCTGAACTTTGCTGgacaaactttcccgccaaatttgagatTTGAatagttgaagatgacctccccttatctgtgactGGTATCCCTTAAGAAATTGGGGTGTAGATAGccatagggtgccccttagtaactgggtgccccttatccaaactcgagggtccgtatagaaggttcctccgggtgcttttatcaacttttcgagccaattttttccaaaaatgtttattgaccaaaaatacctacaaataaataaaacaccataataagtacaaaaatgagccctaaaaatatatagaatcgagacaaatcgggcacaaaaatgtttctatcaaatacccccaaacctattatttgctagtcctcgagaaaaaaatataatcctaactcactgtcgcaggcatcgtcgattgcatttagcgtatgcaataagcctttaaacccctaggtgtccctagtggtggagtgttgtctccggagggctaccataggtatacctacaaaacctttactccagatcctagctatctacacagaaccttggaaggcactaaagaatctccttggttggcatacttattgactacaggagga encodes:
- the LOC113350714 gene encoding uncharacterized protein LOC113350714, with product MGYGLKWRRWIQCCVEHVRFPVLINGSYEEYLKCKKGIRQGDPLSPFLFLIVVEALTAMMKKAHEDGFINGFKVSNTGTKVSHLQFVDDISIFLDASVDQVQFLRILLLCFEFLTGLRINFSKSHLFVVGYNGDMNEFTSLLGCYNSVLPTIYLGLPLGDKYKGIHKWDRIIDRLNAKLAGWKRPYLTRAGKIALINSVM